The Streptomyces sp. NBC_00659 genomic interval CGACCTTCACCATCTCCAACACCGGCTCGCGCGGCGCGCTCTTCGACACGATCATCGTGCCGCCGAACCAGGTCGCGATCCTGGGCATCGGCGCCACGGTCAAGCGTCCGGCCGTCATCGAGACGGAAGAGGGCACCGTCATCGGTGTCCGCGACATGACCTACCTGACGCTGTCCTACGACCACCGTCTGGTGGACGGCGCCGACGCCGCCCGCTACCTGACCGCGGTCAAGGCGATCCTGGAAGCGGGCGAGTTCGAGGTCGAGCTCGGCCTGTAACCCGCACCGCTCGCACGCGGCACGCCGACACGGCACCCCCGTCCGGACTTCCGGGCGGGGGTGCCGTGTTTCCTGCGGGACTTCCGGGGCGGGGGCGGGGACTTCCGGGGCGGCGGTGCCGTGTCCCCCCGCCCCTGTCTCCGCGCGGAGGTGCCGCGTTCCTCGCCCCTGTCTCCGCGCGGAGGTGCCGCGTTCCCCGCCCCGGATCTCCGGGCGGAGGTGCAGTGTTTCCCCGGGGCCGGGTTCCCGCGGCCGCCGTTCTTCCGCCGGGGCCCGCGTCCGACGATCACATCGACGGCACGAATCCGGACTTCACCCGGTACGAGACCCTACGGACGGGAACACTCCCACAGCGTGTAAGCCTCGTCTCACCTGCGGGAAAGCGCCGCCATGCGCCCCTCACCGACCGAGCCACGGCCTTATTGTCTAAAGGTCAAACGCCCTCGGGGTCCCGCCACCCCTGTCAAAGGAGCCTTCATGACCGCGCCCGTCGTCCACTCGCTGCGCGAACAGATCCGCGAGCACATCGTGGAGGGGATCGTCAGCGGGCGCTGGAAGCCGGGCGAGCGGATCGTGGAGCGGCGGATCGCCACCGAGCTGGAGGTCAGCCAGACCCCGGTGCGCGAGGCACTGCGCGAGCTGGAGTCACTGCGGCTGATCGAGTCGGCGCCGAACAAGGGCGTGCGGGTACGGAACCTGACGGCCGCCGACCTGGAGGAGAGCTACCCCGTACGAGCCGGTCTGGAGGCCATCGCGGCGGAGCTGGCGGCCGGCCGGCTGGCGGAGGACTGCTCGGCCCTCGAACCCCATGTGACGGCGCTGTACGAGGCCGACCGGCTGGCCGACGGGACCGGCCAGGTGCGGCACACCGTGGGGTTCCACCGCGAGCTGGTCCGGGCGGCCGGGAACTCCGTCCTCCTGCACACCTGGGAGGGCCTGGGCATCGAGGTCTTCACGGCCCTGTCCATCCGCTGGCTCGGGACCGTGCAGCAGTCGTACGCGGAGGAGCACGAGGCCCTCGTGGACGCCTTCCGGCGGCGCGATCCGCTGATCGCCGAGCTCGTGAAGGCCCACGTCCTCGGCTGCGCCCCGCGCCCCTGAGAGAAGCGCCGACGACATCGGCGCAGGGGAGCACACCCGCGCTCAACCGTGCTCCCACCTGCGAAAACCGTCGATTTTCACGGCACCCGGTGCCTGTCTCCAAGGCACCCCGTGCCGACTTTCCGATCTGAAGAGGATTTCCCCCGGAATCCTTTGATCGATCATCGATCAGGGGGTTACAGTCCTCGACGGGCTCCCACAAGAGCCCATCGCCC includes:
- a CDS encoding GntR family transcriptional regulator, producing MTAPVVHSLREQIREHIVEGIVSGRWKPGERIVERRIATELEVSQTPVREALRELESLRLIESAPNKGVRVRNLTAADLEESYPVRAGLEAIAAELAAGRLAEDCSALEPHVTALYEADRLADGTGQVRHTVGFHRELVRAAGNSVLLHTWEGLGIEVFTALSIRWLGTVQQSYAEEHEALVDAFRRRDPLIAELVKAHVLGCAPRP